The following coding sequences are from one Molothrus aeneus isolate 106 chromosome Z, BPBGC_Maene_1.0, whole genome shotgun sequence window:
- the LOC136568627 gene encoding interferon-like produces the protein MAAATAAQPRLPHAAPALLLLLTALAGTLACQHLWTHEDTFPGDALRLLQDMAAVGHTQPCHLPEPPFFPASLLHHNLQPHQAAATALRILQHLFHTLSSNSTRQHWPGQARNHLLNKLQHHIHHLEQCLPDNATPFKGPRNPLLAINKYFRDIHLFLHAHNHSACAWDHVRLEARASLLHLHNLTRATRR, from the coding sequence ATGGCTGCGGCCACAGCCGCACAGCCACGCCTGCCGCACGCCGCCCCGgcgctcctgctcctcctcaccgCTCTGGCCGGCACCCTGGCCTGCCAACACCTCTGGACACACGAGGACACCTTCCCCGGCGACGCTCTCCGCCTCCTCCAGGACATGGCTGCGGTCGGCCACACGCAGCCCTGCCACCTGCCAGAGCCGCCCTTCTTCCCCGCCAGCCTGCTCCACCACAACCTGCAGCCGCACCaagccgccgccaccgccctgcgcatcctgcagcacctcttCCACACCCTCAGCTCCAACAGCACCCGCCAGCACTGGCCCGGCCAGGCTCGCAACCACCTCCTCAacaagctgcagcaccacatCCACCACCTGGAGCAATGCCTCCCCGACAACGCCACGCCCTTCAAAGGACCACGCAACCCGCTGCTCGCCATCAACAAGTACTTCAGGGACATCCACCTCTTCCTGCACGCCCACAACCACAGCGCCTGCGCCTGGGACCACGTCCGCCTCGAAGCTCGTGCCTCTCTACTGCACCTCCACAACCTCACACGCGCCACGCGCCGCTAG
- the LOC136568628 gene encoding interferon-like, translated as MAAATATQPRLPHTAPALLLLLTALAGTLACQHLWTHEDTFPGDALRLLQDMAAVGHTQPCHLPEPPFFPASLLHHNLQPHQAAATALRILQHLFHTLSSNSTRQHWPGQARNHLLNKLQHHIHHLEQCLPDNATPFKGPRNPLLAINKYFRDIHLFLHAHNHSACAWDHVRLEARASLLHLHNLTRATRR; from the coding sequence ATGGCTGCGGCCACAGCCACACAGCCACGCCTGCCGCACACCGCCCCGgcgctcctgctcctcctcaccgCTCTGGCCGGCACCCTGGCCTGCCAACACCTCTGGACACACGAGGACACCTTCCCCGGCGACGCTCTCCGCCTCCTCCAGGACATGGCTGCTGTCGGCCACACGCAGCCCTGCCACCTGCCAGAGCCGCCCTTCTTCCCCGCCAGCCTGCTCCACCACAACCTGCAGCCGCACCaagccgccgccaccgccctgcgcatcctgcagcacctcttCCACACCCTCAGCTCCAACAGCACCCGCCAGCACTGGCCCGGCCAGGCTCGCAACCACCTCCTCAacaagctgcagcaccacatCCACCACCTGGAGCAATGCCTCCCCGACAACGCCACGCCCTTCAAAGGACCACGCAACCCGCTGCTCGCCATCAACAAGTACTTCAGGGACATCCACCTCTTCCTGCACGCCCACAACCACAGCGCCTGCGCCTGGGACCACGTCCGCCTCGAAGCTCGTGCCTCTCTACTGCACCTCCACAACCTCACACGCGCCACGCGCCGCTAG
- the LOC136568629 gene encoding interferon-like, translated as MAAATATQPRLPHAAPALLLLLTALAGTLACQHLWTHEDTFPGDALRLLQDMAAVGHTQPCHLPEPPFFPASLLHHNLQPHQAAATALRILQHLFHTLSSNSTRQHWPGQARNHLLNKLQHHIHHLEQCLPDNATPFKGPRNPLLAINKYFRDIHLFLHAHNHSACAWDHVRLEARASLLHLHNLTRATRR; from the coding sequence ATGGCTGCGGCCACAGCCACACAGCCACGCCTGCCGCACGCCGCCCCGgcgctcctgctcctcctcaccgCTCTGGCCGGCACCCTGGCCTGCCAACACCTCTGGACACACGAGGACACCTTCCCCGGCGACGCTCTCCGCCTCCTCCAGGACATGGCTGCGGTCGGCCACACGCAGCCCTGCCACCTGCCAGAGCCGCCCTTCTTCCCCGCCAGCCTGCTCCACCACAACCTGCAGCCGCACCaagccgccgccaccgccctgcgcatcctgcagcacctcttCCACACCCTCAGCTCCAACAGCACCCGCCAGCACTGGCCCGGCCAGGCTCGCAACCACCTCCTCAacaagctgcagcaccacatCCACCACCTGGAGCAATGCCTCCCCGACAACGCCACGCCCTTCAAAGGACCACGCAACCCGCTGCTCGCCATCAACAAGTACTTCAGGGACATCCACCTCTTCCTGCACGCCCACAACCACAGCGCCTGCGCCTGGGACCACGTCCGCCTCGAAGCTCGTGCCTCTCTACTGCACCTCCACAACCTCACACGCGCCACGCGCCGCTAG